One part of the Dioscorea cayenensis subsp. rotundata cultivar TDr96_F1 chromosome 2, TDr96_F1_v2_PseudoChromosome.rev07_lg8_w22 25.fasta, whole genome shotgun sequence genome encodes these proteins:
- the LOC120275970 gene encoding WAT1-related protein At3g02690, chloroplastic isoform X2, translating into MMSTLSNSLLFLPPNFQRIPPTPHVSIVNFHSRVRSRSRQPKTLVFCSTTSSEKPAPSNPTMGSDVEAVPSETDRFLSLEIEEKENGVVLDLGLARKMLDWALLVSPFFFWGTTMVVMKEVMPKTGPFFVSAVRLIPAGALLIGFAAIRGRKLPSGFLAWISIILFGVVDAACFQGFLAEGLQRTSAGLGSVIIDSQPLTVAILASLLFALVNVQVPSLSSEGSSSIWGSGEWWMLLAAQSSAVGTVMIRWVSKYSDPVMATGWHMLIGGLPLLAISILNNDPAVKGSLSEFTSGDVLALLYTSIFGSAVSYGVFFYNATRGSLTKLSSLTFLTPMFASIFGYLYLGETFSNLQLLGALVTLVSIYMVNYRDTVNEE; encoded by the exons ATGATGTCAACTCTCTCCAACTCCCTCTTGTTCCTGCCCCCCAATTTTCAACGCATTCCACCAACTCCCCATGTCTCCATCGTCAATTTTCATTCTAGGGTTAGGTCTAGATCAAGACAACCCAAAACCCTCGTCTTCTGCAGCACCACCAGCAGCGAAAAGCCTGCTCCTTCCAACCCCACCATGGGCTCTGATGTTGAAGCTGTGCCTTCGGAGACTGATCGGTTCTTGAGCTTGGAGATTGAGGAAAAGGAGAATGGTGTGGTTTTGGATCTTGGGTTGGCCCGGAAGATGCTTGACTGGGCGCTTCTGgtttctcctttcttcttttggGGCACGACGATGGTGGTTATGAAGGAGGTGATGCCTAAAACCGGGCCTTTCTTTGTTTCGGCTGTTCGGTTGATCCCTGCTGGAGCTCTGCTGATTGGGTTTGCTGCGATTAGAGGGAGGAAACTGCCTTCTGGTTTTCTTGCTTGGATTTCCATTATCCTTTTTGGGGTTGTTGATGCTGCGTGCTTTCAG GGGTTTCTTGCTGAGGGTTTGCAGAGAACATCAGCTGGTTTGGGAAGT GTCATCATTGATTCACAGCCTTTGACTGTTGCCATACTTGCATCATTGCTATTTG CATTGGTCAATGTTCAGGTACCATCACTTTCTTCTGAAGGAAGCAGCTCCATATGGGGCAGTGGGGAATGGTGGATGCTTCTTGCGGCCCAAAGCTCAGCAGTGGGAACTGTTATGATCCGCTGGGTGTCAAAATATTCTGATCCTGTGATGGCAACTGGATGG CATATGCTTATTGGAGGGCTTCCTCTGTTGGCAATCTCTATATTGAATAATGACCCTGCTGTGAAAGGGAGTCTTTCAGAGTTTACATCTGGTGATGTCCTAGCTCTTCTGTACACCAGTATATTTGGAAGTGCTGTCAGTTATGGTGTATTCTTCTACAATGCAACTAGAG GTAGCTTGACAAAACTGAGCTCACTGACATTTTTAACTCCAATGTTTGCTTCAATATTCGG GTACCTGTACCTGGGAGAAACATTCTCAAATTTGCAACTTCTCGGCGCATTAGTCACCCTCGTTTCTATTTATATGGTCAATTACCGTGATACTGTTAATGAAGAATGA
- the LOC120275970 gene encoding WAT1-related protein At3g02690, chloroplastic isoform X1, protein MMSTLSNSLLFLPPNFQRIPPTPHVSIVNFHSRVRSRSRQPKTLVFCSTTSSEKPAPSNPTMGSDVEAVPSETDRFLSLEIEEKENGVVLDLGLARKMLDWALLVSPFFFWGTTMVVMKEVMPKTGPFFVSAVRLIPAGALLIGFAAIRGRKLPSGFLAWISIILFGVVDAACFQGFLAEGLQRTSAGLGSVIIDSQPLTVAILASLLFGESIGAIGAAGLVLGVIGLILLEVPSLSSEGSSSIWGSGEWWMLLAAQSSAVGTVMIRWVSKYSDPVMATGWHMLIGGLPLLAISILNNDPAVKGSLSEFTSGDVLALLYTSIFGSAVSYGVFFYNATRGSLTKLSSLTFLTPMFASIFGYLYLGETFSNLQLLGALVTLVSIYMVNYRDTVNEE, encoded by the exons ATGATGTCAACTCTCTCCAACTCCCTCTTGTTCCTGCCCCCCAATTTTCAACGCATTCCACCAACTCCCCATGTCTCCATCGTCAATTTTCATTCTAGGGTTAGGTCTAGATCAAGACAACCCAAAACCCTCGTCTTCTGCAGCACCACCAGCAGCGAAAAGCCTGCTCCTTCCAACCCCACCATGGGCTCTGATGTTGAAGCTGTGCCTTCGGAGACTGATCGGTTCTTGAGCTTGGAGATTGAGGAAAAGGAGAATGGTGTGGTTTTGGATCTTGGGTTGGCCCGGAAGATGCTTGACTGGGCGCTTCTGgtttctcctttcttcttttggGGCACGACGATGGTGGTTATGAAGGAGGTGATGCCTAAAACCGGGCCTTTCTTTGTTTCGGCTGTTCGGTTGATCCCTGCTGGAGCTCTGCTGATTGGGTTTGCTGCGATTAGAGGGAGGAAACTGCCTTCTGGTTTTCTTGCTTGGATTTCCATTATCCTTTTTGGGGTTGTTGATGCTGCGTGCTTTCAG GGGTTTCTTGCTGAGGGTTTGCAGAGAACATCAGCTGGTTTGGGAAGT GTCATCATTGATTCACAGCCTTTGACTGTTGCCATACTTGCATCATTGCTATTTGGTGAGTCAATTGGTGCAATTGGGGCAGCTGGACTTGTTCTTGGTGTTATTGGGCTTATTCTCCTTGAg GTACCATCACTTTCTTCTGAAGGAAGCAGCTCCATATGGGGCAGTGGGGAATGGTGGATGCTTCTTGCGGCCCAAAGCTCAGCAGTGGGAACTGTTATGATCCGCTGGGTGTCAAAATATTCTGATCCTGTGATGGCAACTGGATGG CATATGCTTATTGGAGGGCTTCCTCTGTTGGCAATCTCTATATTGAATAATGACCCTGCTGTGAAAGGGAGTCTTTCAGAGTTTACATCTGGTGATGTCCTAGCTCTTCTGTACACCAGTATATTTGGAAGTGCTGTCAGTTATGGTGTATTCTTCTACAATGCAACTAGAG GTAGCTTGACAAAACTGAGCTCACTGACATTTTTAACTCCAATGTTTGCTTCAATATTCGG GTACCTGTACCTGGGAGAAACATTCTCAAATTTGCAACTTCTCGGCGCATTAGTCACCCTCGTTTCTATTTATATGGTCAATTACCGTGATACTGTTAATGAAGAATGA